The Medicago truncatula cultivar Jemalong A17 chromosome 4, MtrunA17r5.0-ANR, whole genome shotgun sequence genome includes a region encoding these proteins:
- the LOC25494066 gene encoding crooked neck-like protein 1 — protein MEKNKTDAPIQITTEKILIEAKELQETKICTPKQKCPRSVSEVDDLNHTLLNYSCKIVVFENEVRENPFNYDSWFEYIRLEESVGDKEKTREVYERAISNVPPNQEKISWRRYIYLLINYARYEEFDTRNMERARDVYRNFLKLMAHKKFSSAKLWLLAAQFEIRMLNFKGARRILDYAIGKAPKHKLFKKYIEMELELGNTDRCRKLYVNYLEWSADKCKAWSKYAEDLERSLSETERARAIFESAIARPELVKQELFWKAFHDFETAKCEFERTRVHYERIPNRKKQHLEIWISYAEFEATATYKAGLEQKKQCIEHARRVFEEAVSYITSSAPDSREERAMLLVKWLNLEASSGELGDVSLVLPKLPKKQQKKRRKLTTEDGSSRIEEFFNYRFPEETQVNHLKKQKL, from the coding sequence ATGGAGAAGAACAAAACCGATGCTCCAATTCAAATCACAACTGAGAAGATTCTTATCGAAGCTAAGGAACTCCAAGAGACCAAAATCTGCACTCCGAAACAAAAATGCCCACGTTCCGTTTCTGAAGTTGATGACTTAAACCACACGCTATTAAATTACTCATGCAAGATTGTGGTATTTGAAAACGAAGTGAGGGAAAATCCTTTCAACTATGATTCCTGGTTTGAATATATACGATTGGAAGAAAGTGTAGGGGATAAGGAAAAAACTAGGGAGGTTTATGAGAGAGCTATATCTAATGTTCCTCCAAATCAGGAAAAGATTTCATGGCGGCGCTATATTTATCTGTTGATTAATTATGCACGTTATGAAGAGTTTGATACTAGAAATATGGAGCGAGCAAGAGATGTGTACAGGAATTTTCTCAAACTGATGGCTCACAAGAAGTTCTCATCTGCAAAGTTATGGCTTCTAGCAGCACAGTTTGAAATACGTATGCTGAATTTCAAAGGTGCTCGTCGAATATTAGATTATGCTATTGGAAAGGCTCCTAAACATAAGCTATTTAAGAAGTATATAGAAATGGAATTGGAGCTTGGTAATACAGATCGATGCAGGAAATTGTATGTAAATTATCTGGAGTGGTCAGCTGACAAATGCAAAGCATGGAGCAAGTATGCAGAAGATTTGGAGAGATCTTTATCAGAGACTGAACGAGCTAGAGCAATATTTGAGTCTGCAATTGCTCGACCAGAATTGGTAAAGCAAGAGTTGTTTTGGAAGGCATTCCATGATTTTGAGACTGCTAAGTGTGAATTTGAGAGAACAAGAGTGCATTATGAAAGAATTCCTAATCGTAAAAAGCAGCACTTGGAGATATGGATAAGCTATGCAGAGTTTGAAGCAACAGCTACTTATAAAGCGGGTTTAGAACAAAAGAAGCAATGCATTGAGCATGCCAGAAGGGTGTTTGAGGAAGCTGTGAGTTACATCACATCATCAGCTCCAGATTCAAGAGAAGAAAGGGCGATGCTTTTGGTGAAATGGCTTAACTTGGAGGCTTCATCTGGAGAGTTGGGTGATGTTAGCTTGGTCCTGCCTAAGCTGCCCAAGAAGCAACAGAAGAAGAGACGAAAACTTACTACCGAAGATGGTTCTTCTAGAATTGAAGAATTTTTCAACTATCGATTCCCTGAGGAAACTCAGGTAAACCATCTCAAGAAGCAAAAGTTGTAA